From the genome of Muricauda sp. SCSIO 64092, one region includes:
- a CDS encoding efflux RND transporter periplasmic adaptor subunit, whose amino-acid sequence MKKSVTIVILVFIVVAFAGAMYYLYQKNSEDPIVYQTEVPTKQSIVKKAVATGSILPLEEVLIKPNISGVIEEVFVEGGDYVKTGDLLAKIKVVPNLSALNDARDAIERARIDVENQKRNYDRQLSIFQRGVISKADLENAEVAYDQAKQTFKAANQRLDIIKTGTSKGYGNQANTLIRSTVSGMVLDVPVEKGNQVIESNNFNEGTTIASIADVEKMIFEGKVDESEVGKIKEDLPLEITVGAIEDQVFDAVLDYIAPKGVEENGAIQFEIKGTLTKQDTTFIRAGLSANASIILARADSVLALKEALVQFDDDTKKPFVEVEVGDQQFERKEVELGISDGIFVEVKSGISDDDKIKVWNNVEDQAGS is encoded by the coding sequence ATGAAAAAGTCGGTTACCATTGTAATACTAGTATTTATTGTTGTTGCTTTTGCAGGGGCCATGTATTACTTGTACCAAAAGAACTCAGAGGACCCCATTGTTTATCAAACGGAAGTGCCGACCAAGCAGAGCATAGTAAAAAAAGCGGTGGCCACGGGAAGTATCCTGCCCTTGGAAGAAGTACTCATCAAACCCAATATCTCAGGGGTAATAGAAGAGGTTTTTGTTGAGGGTGGCGATTATGTTAAAACAGGTGATCTCTTGGCCAAAATCAAGGTCGTTCCAAATTTAAGTGCCCTAAACGATGCCAGGGATGCTATAGAAAGGGCAAGAATCGATGTTGAGAACCAGAAACGAAACTACGATCGCCAATTATCAATATTTCAGAGAGGGGTAATCTCAAAAGCGGATTTGGAAAATGCCGAAGTGGCCTATGACCAGGCAAAGCAAACTTTTAAAGCAGCCAACCAACGTTTGGATATTATTAAAACAGGTACTTCAAAAGGGTACGGTAATCAGGCAAATACCTTGATACGGTCCACAGTCAGTGGTATGGTGCTGGACGTTCCCGTGGAAAAAGGAAATCAGGTGATAGAAAGCAATAATTTTAACGAAGGTACGACCATCGCTTCTATTGCCGATGTAGAGAAAATGATTTTTGAGGGAAAGGTCGATGAATCCGAGGTTGGAAAAATAAAAGAGGATTTGCCGTTGGAAATAACCGTAGGTGCCATTGAAGATCAGGTTTTTGATGCGGTATTGGATTATATAGCGCCCAAGGGAGTAGAAGAGAATGGTGCCATTCAATTTGAAATAAAAGGAACACTGACCAAACAGGACACCACCTTCATAAGGGCGGGATTGAGTGCAAATGCCTCCATAATTTTAGCCAGGGCCGATAGTGTGCTGGCCTTAAAAGAGGCCCTGGTCCAATTTGATGACGATACCAAAAAACCCTTTGTAGAGGTTGAAGTCGGAGACCAACAATTTGAACGCAAGGAAGTTGAGTTGGGAATTAGTGATGGTATTTTTGTTGAGGTGAAATCTGGGATTTCAGACGATGACAAAATAAAGGTCTGGAACAATGTCGAAGACCAGGCGGGCAGCTGA
- a CDS encoding ABC transporter permease gives MFDRDIWQEIFNTIKKNKLRTFLTGFSVGWAIFILVMLLASVNGMQNGFYSQFNDDATNSIFVRPGTTSEAYAGFEAGRRVQFKNDDIEFIEKSFPEDFVEISGRYYANTVARYKAETGTYSVQAVHPDHQIIEKTIVISGRFINEADQINKAKVAVIGRKVAEDLFDKEDPIGQFVEFNGLPFKVIGVFIDEGDDNAERRIYAPISTYQRIYGNTNDINAILLTYNPNYDLTKALEFSDKLETVMKRRHKVAPEDQAGLFVWNYAEAFDDISNFTSVLKAIGIGVGFLILIAGIVGIGNIMVFTIKERTKEIGVRKALGARPNQIVNLVLLESIFITALSGFIGLLFAWLILSLVGPTINTPAFTNPNVSASTVITATIVLIIAGVLAGLIPAIKAANVKPIVALSDK, from the coding sequence ATGTTTGATAGGGATATTTGGCAAGAAATATTTAATACCATCAAAAAGAACAAGCTAAGAACCTTTTTAACCGGTTTCTCAGTGGGGTGGGCGATTTTCATTTTGGTGATGTTGTTGGCCTCTGTCAATGGCATGCAAAACGGGTTTTATTCCCAGTTTAATGATGATGCCACCAATTCCATTTTTGTAAGGCCAGGAACTACTTCAGAAGCTTATGCGGGTTTTGAAGCAGGACGACGGGTGCAGTTCAAAAATGATGATATCGAGTTTATCGAAAAAAGTTTTCCGGAAGATTTTGTGGAGATAAGCGGGAGGTATTATGCCAATACCGTGGCAAGATATAAAGCTGAAACGGGAACGTATTCTGTACAAGCTGTACATCCGGACCATCAAATTATAGAGAAAACCATAGTCATTTCCGGCCGATTTATCAATGAAGCCGATCAAATAAACAAAGCAAAGGTGGCTGTGATTGGAAGAAAAGTTGCCGAAGATCTTTTTGACAAAGAGGACCCCATAGGACAGTTTGTGGAATTCAACGGTCTTCCTTTCAAAGTTATTGGGGTTTTTATTGACGAAGGTGATGACAATGCCGAAAGACGTATTTATGCGCCCATAAGTACCTACCAACGCATATATGGAAATACAAACGATATTAATGCCATCCTTTTGACTTACAATCCCAACTATGATTTGACCAAGGCCCTGGAGTTTTCCGATAAACTCGAGACCGTCATGAAAAGAAGACATAAAGTGGCTCCAGAAGATCAGGCAGGGCTCTTTGTTTGGAACTATGCGGAGGCCTTTGATGATATCAGCAACTTCACTTCAGTTTTAAAAGCCATAGGCATTGGGGTCGGTTTTTTGATTTTAATTGCCGGGATTGTGGGTATCGGTAATATTATGGTCTTTACCATTAAAGAACGAACCAAGGAGATTGGGGTACGTAAGGCATTGGGAGCAAGACCCAATCAAATTGTTAACCTGGTTTTATTGGAATCCATTTTTATAACGGCACTTTCCGGTTTTATAGGTTTGTTGTTTGCGTGGCTCATCCTTTCCTTGGTGGGGCCAACAATCAATACCCCGGCATTTACCAATCCCAACGTGAGTGCTTCAACAGTAATTACCGCAACGATAGTCTTGATTATTGCCGGTGTTTTGGCGGGACTTATCCCTGCTATAAAGGCGGCCAACGTGAAACCTATTGTTGCCTTAAGTGATAAATAA
- a CDS encoding TolC family protein, translating to MKSKVSVLVLFCAIFSMNAQVKKWTLEECVIYAVENNLTVEQFELDLENAKIDKSDAIGSLLPDLNGNISASSNTGFSINPTNNLPTNETQNNVNGGFGSNLTLFDGLRNIKQLQRAKMNAIANQYRLDDLKDDIRLRVADAYLQVISNKEALNVARAQYAVTEQDMKRNRELVESGVVPRGDLLEIEATAATQEQQIVNNEGLVTISRINLAQLLQITDYENFDVVDEGFEVPPSDILNNSAKSIFAKAMEFRNDIRFSETNVALAEKDLEIAKGAYLPTIGAFFNYGTRYSDNALIPVSGLGPDVPQEFFTPSFKDQLWIFDGISYGAQVNVPIFNGWNTRNSVKRSKINLERTKLQFELDKLTLEATIQQAYVDVTTFGKAYEAAEKTLEAREVAYQYAKDRFDVGLLNAFDFGQSQARLDDARASVIRSKYDYIFRLKILEFYFGLPIQLN from the coding sequence ATGAAATCAAAAGTTTCAGTACTAGTACTTTTTTGTGCCATTTTTTCAATGAATGCACAAGTAAAGAAATGGACGTTGGAGGAATGTGTGATTTATGCTGTAGAGAACAACTTGACCGTAGAACAGTTTGAATTGGATTTGGAGAATGCCAAAATTGATAAATCCGATGCAATTGGGAGCTTACTGCCCGATTTAAATGGTAATATCAGCGCCTCCAGTAACACCGGTTTCTCCATTAACCCAACGAACAACTTACCGACCAATGAAACCCAAAACAACGTAAATGGTGGGTTTGGTTCCAACCTTACCTTGTTTGATGGTCTAAGGAACATAAAGCAATTGCAACGTGCCAAGATGAACGCAATTGCCAACCAATACCGGTTGGATGATCTAAAGGATGATATACGTTTGCGTGTAGCCGATGCCTATTTACAAGTGATAAGCAATAAGGAAGCCTTAAATGTGGCCCGGGCGCAATATGCCGTGACGGAACAGGATATGAAACGGAACCGGGAATTGGTGGAATCCGGGGTGGTTCCCCGTGGGGACTTATTGGAAATTGAGGCTACGGCCGCCACGCAAGAACAACAGATCGTAAATAATGAGGGCTTGGTCACCATTTCCAGAATAAACCTGGCCCAGCTTTTGCAGATTACGGATTACGAAAATTTTGATGTAGTGGATGAAGGTTTTGAGGTACCTCCATCAGATATTTTGAACAATTCGGCAAAATCCATTTTTGCCAAGGCAATGGAGTTTAGGAATGACATCAGATTTTCGGAAACCAATGTAGCTTTGGCCGAAAAGGACCTGGAAATCGCAAAAGGAGCCTATTTGCCAACAATTGGTGCCTTTTTTAATTACGGTACCCGGTATTCCGATAATGCACTCATTCCTGTATCCGGACTTGGCCCGGACGTACCCCAAGAATTTTTTACGCCAAGTTTTAAAGATCAATTATGGATTTTTGATGGTATTTCTTATGGGGCGCAAGTAAATGTTCCAATTTTTAACGGGTGGAACACCCGAAACAGCGTAAAACGTTCAAAAATCAATTTGGAACGGACCAAACTTCAATTTGAATTGGACAAACTAACGCTGGAAGCAACCATTCAACAGGCCTATGTTGATGTCACCACGTTTGGGAAAGCGTATGAAGCAGCGGAAAAAACCTTGGAGGCCAGGGAAGTCGCCTACCAATATGCCAAGGACCGATTTGACGTTGGGCTTTTAAATGCGTTTGATTTTGGGCAGTCCCAGGCCCGTCTGGATGATGCTCGCGCCAGTGTCATTAGAAGTAAATACGATTATATCTTCCGATTAAAAATATTGGAGTTCTATTTTGGACTTCCGATTCAACTCAACTAA
- a CDS encoding ABC transporter permease — protein MFRTFLTMLGVIFAMMILVLLLGSANGMSNGFDKIFAGTASNSLFVWGQRTSEPYKGFERGRRIRYKIEDASILKEQIPEIEVLAPRIELGSHRDIVTVYRKGQTSGSSVYGDYPEIDNITKKKLVEGRFLNDNDIEHSKKVCVIGEETYKLLFEKGEDAIGEDIRINGVFFSVVGIYKPNNNINIDGENAVFIPFTTFQKAFNSGDRMGWMAIAVDPSTKVAVVENQIKAILKNKYDIAPNDERAIGSFDMSEIFNNISAFTNVLKGFSFFVGIFTLLAGVIAISNILLITVKERTKEIGVRRALGATPIVVKRQIVVEAIVLTAFAGLIGFAISVGILAILNSLWGSGDDFPFANPMVSIPQFSISFLLMVGLSVLIGLLPANRAIKVRPIEALREE, from the coding sequence ATGTTCCGGACTTTCCTGACCATGCTGGGGGTCATCTTTGCAATGATGATTTTGGTACTCCTCTTGGGTTCTGCCAATGGGATGAGCAATGGATTTGACAAGATTTTTGCGGGAACCGCTTCCAACAGTCTATTTGTCTGGGGCCAGCGGACTTCCGAACCTTATAAAGGATTTGAGCGAGGACGTAGGATTCGGTATAAAATTGAGGATGCAAGCATATTGAAGGAACAAATTCCTGAAATTGAAGTATTGGCCCCTAGAATAGAATTGGGCAGTCATAGGGATATCGTGACGGTTTATAGAAAAGGGCAAACCAGTGGGTCCTCGGTTTATGGGGACTATCCGGAAATCGATAATATCACTAAAAAGAAGTTGGTCGAAGGACGTTTTTTGAACGATAACGACATTGAACACTCCAAGAAAGTATGTGTTATTGGTGAAGAGACCTATAAACTCCTTTTTGAAAAAGGGGAAGACGCCATCGGGGAAGATATCAGGATAAATGGGGTTTTCTTTTCCGTGGTTGGGATTTATAAGCCCAACAACAATATTAATATTGATGGTGAAAATGCCGTTTTTATTCCCTTTACAACTTTCCAAAAGGCCTTTAATTCCGGGGACAGAATGGGCTGGATGGCCATTGCGGTGGACCCCAGTACCAAAGTTGCCGTCGTAGAGAACCAAATTAAGGCCATTCTCAAGAACAAATATGATATTGCCCCCAATGATGAAAGGGCCATTGGAAGTTTTGATATGTCCGAGATTTTCAACAATATCAGTGCATTCACCAACGTGTTAAAAGGCTTCTCGTTCTTTGTGGGCATCTTTACCTTACTGGCAGGTGTTATCGCCATTAGTAATATCCTCTTGATTACCGTAAAGGAGCGAACCAAGGAGATTGGGGTCAGGAGGGCACTTGGGGCTACTCCAATTGTGGTAAAACGCCAAATTGTTGTTGAGGCCATTGTACTAACGGCTTTTGCCGGCTTGATCGGTTTTGCGATCTCCGTGGGTATTTTGGCCATATTGAATAGTTTATGGGGCAGTGGTGATGATTTCCCTTTTGCAAATCCTATGGTCAGTATTCCCCAGTTCAGTATATCCTTTTTATTAATGGTGGGTCTCAGTGTATTGATAGGACTATTGCCCGCCAATAGGGCCATTAAAGTGCGGCCCATAGAAGCACTTAGAGAAGAATAA
- the tsaB gene encoding tRNA (adenosine(37)-N6)-threonylcarbamoyltransferase complex dimerization subunit type 1 TsaB, with the protein MAKILCLETATTNCSVALGVNGEVVGLVEENSPNYSHSEQLHIFVEQVLIEASLSFSDLDAVAVSKGPGSYTGLRIGVSSAKGLCFSLDLPLIATPTLLGMAHQLKVETGEVIVPLIDARRMEVYAAVFDAAHTEIRETRAEIINEGSFSDYMMAPRVHLIGNGAEKCRGVLSHDNIHIDGSIVPSAKEMVTIATKKYETKDFEDMAYFEPYYLKDFVLQSRKKA; encoded by the coding sequence ATGGCAAAAATCCTTTGTTTGGAAACGGCGACCACCAATTGCTCGGTGGCTTTGGGTGTAAATGGGGAAGTGGTTGGTTTGGTGGAAGAAAATTCGCCGAATTATTCCCATTCGGAACAATTGCACATTTTTGTTGAGCAAGTACTGATCGAGGCATCATTATCTTTTTCGGATTTGGATGCGGTTGCCGTAAGTAAGGGACCGGGTTCCTACACGGGTTTAAGAATAGGCGTATCTTCAGCCAAAGGCTTATGTTTTTCCCTGGATTTGCCTTTGATCGCAACCCCTACCTTATTGGGCATGGCCCACCAGTTAAAAGTTGAAACGGGAGAAGTTATTGTTCCACTTATCGATGCAAGAAGAATGGAGGTGTATGCTGCTGTTTTTGACGCAGCCCATACCGAAATCCGTGAAACCCGGGCAGAAATCATCAATGAGGGTTCCTTCTCGGATTACATGATGGCCCCACGAGTCCATTTAATAGGCAATGGAGCGGAAAAATGCCGTGGTGTGCTATCACATGATAACATCCACATTGATGGAAGCATTGTCCCTTCCGCAAAGGAAATGGTCACCATAGCAACTAAAAAATATGAAACCAAGGACTTTGAGGATATGGCCTATTTTGAACCGTATTATCTCAAGGATTTTGTCCTCCAAAGCAGAAAAAAGGCTTAG
- a CDS encoding efflux RND transporter periplasmic adaptor subunit: MNKYVKYGLIGVLCVGILYAIVYFLKQNSTPKQLYETETVERKDIVNKVIVTGKVIPEDEINIKPQITGIIDKIYLDEGAEVKAGELIAVIKVVPNEQSLYQAKGRVNNARVALSNAELEFNRNKDLFAKGVVAAQDFQNIELTYQQAKLELENAQNDYKIILKGSVGGSVSANTDIKATVSGTILEIPVKEGDQVIQSNNFNDGTTIATIADMTKMIFEGEVDEAEVGKLNVGMPLEISLGALEKDKFDAKLKFIAPKGVEEEGAVQFKIEGDLVVSDSTYVRAGYSANASIVLEEKKDVLAIKEALLQFDEETDKPFVEVEVAENEFEKKELELGVSDGIDVEILSGIDEEAKIKVWNKLEKKSDEDS, encoded by the coding sequence ATGAACAAGTATGTTAAGTACGGATTAATAGGTGTTTTATGTGTGGGTATTTTGTACGCCATAGTGTACTTTCTTAAGCAGAACAGCACACCTAAGCAGCTATACGAAACAGAAACCGTGGAGCGAAAGGATATTGTGAACAAAGTAATCGTAACGGGAAAAGTTATTCCAGAGGACGAAATCAACATCAAGCCTCAAATTACGGGAATCATTGACAAAATTTATTTGGATGAAGGCGCCGAGGTCAAGGCGGGCGAGTTGATTGCGGTTATTAAGGTAGTGCCCAATGAGCAGTCCCTATACCAGGCAAAGGGACGCGTCAACAATGCCAGGGTTGCCCTTAGTAATGCCGAATTGGAATTTAACCGAAATAAGGACTTATTTGCCAAAGGTGTTGTAGCGGCCCAGGATTTTCAGAACATAGAATTGACGTACCAGCAGGCCAAACTGGAATTGGAAAATGCGCAAAACGACTATAAGATCATTTTGAAGGGTTCCGTTGGGGGATCGGTCAGTGCCAATACGGACATTAAGGCCACCGTATCGGGCACCATACTGGAAATCCCGGTCAAAGAAGGAGATCAGGTCATTCAAAGTAACAACTTCAATGATGGGACTACAATAGCCACTATTGCAGATATGACCAAAATGATTTTTGAAGGTGAAGTGGATGAGGCAGAAGTGGGTAAACTTAATGTTGGCATGCCTTTGGAAATAAGCTTGGGCGCATTGGAAAAAGATAAGTTTGATGCAAAACTAAAGTTTATTGCTCCCAAGGGGGTTGAGGAAGAAGGGGCCGTTCAATTCAAGATCGAAGGGGATTTGGTTGTAAGCGATAGTACCTATGTCCGCGCGGGCTATAGTGCAAATGCCTCCATTGTTTTAGAAGAGAAAAAAGATGTTTTGGCCATTAAGGAAGCCCTTCTCCAGTTTGATGAGGAAACCGATAAACCATTTGTGGAAGTCGAAGTTGCCGAAAATGAATTTGAGAAAAAAGAGCTGGAATTAGGCGTCAGTGATGGGATTGATGTGGAGATTTTGTCGGGAATAGACGAGGAAGCCAAAATCAAGGTTTGGAATAAACTCGAGAAAAAGAGCGACGAAGATTCTTAA
- a CDS encoding ABC transporter permease, giving the protein MFNRDRWKEILEVLTSNWFRTVLTAFGVFWGIFILILLLAAGKGLENGINADFGDIATNTMFMWTRRTTKPYQGLPKDRSFEFQREDVRAIRDNVPNLRFISPRNQLGGFSSGGNNVVRGLNSGAYNVYGDYPEIINQDPMTVTSGRFINYNDINEKRKIAIIGQGVKNDLYEKGEEVLGTYIKIQGVNFLVVGTYKKNSSDGGEEAQKEIFVPFTAFSQAFNRGEDVGWMAITAKDGSSISVLKEKIINVMKKKHKVHPEDNRAIGYFDLYEQYNRVESLFSGIRWIAIIVGTFVLISGIIGVSNIMLIVVKERTKEIGIRRALGESPWSIKKQILMESIFLTIISGMTGIIFGALIIYGINALLDSVGPVDMFLSPSVSVGVVASALMALVISGLLAGFIPANSAIRVRPIEALRNE; this is encoded by the coding sequence ATGTTTAACAGAGATCGTTGGAAAGAAATTCTTGAAGTACTTACCTCCAATTGGTTTAGGACGGTATTGACCGCTTTTGGCGTATTCTGGGGAATATTCATTCTTATTCTACTGCTTGCTGCTGGCAAGGGACTGGAAAATGGTATCAATGCTGATTTTGGTGATATTGCTACCAATACCATGTTCATGTGGACAAGAAGGACGACCAAACCTTATCAGGGATTGCCAAAGGACAGAAGTTTTGAATTTCAGCGAGAGGATGTTCGGGCAATAAGGGATAATGTCCCCAACCTAAGGTTCATTTCCCCAAGAAACCAATTGGGAGGCTTTAGTTCAGGCGGTAATAATGTGGTTAGGGGTTTGAATTCCGGGGCTTATAATGTCTACGGGGATTATCCGGAAATCATCAATCAAGACCCAATGACAGTGACCTCGGGGAGGTTCATCAATTACAATGATATCAACGAAAAACGAAAGATTGCCATTATAGGTCAGGGCGTGAAAAACGATTTATACGAAAAAGGTGAAGAGGTACTGGGGACCTATATAAAAATTCAGGGTGTCAATTTCTTGGTGGTGGGAACCTATAAGAAAAATTCCAGTGACGGTGGGGAAGAGGCGCAAAAGGAGATTTTTGTGCCTTTCACGGCATTTTCGCAGGCTTTCAATCGAGGGGAAGATGTGGGCTGGATGGCCATTACCGCCAAGGACGGAAGTTCCATTTCCGTTCTGAAGGAAAAGATCATCAATGTAATGAAGAAAAAACACAAGGTCCATCCAGAGGACAATAGGGCCATTGGGTACTTTGATCTTTATGAACAATACAATAGGGTGGAGAGTCTGTTTTCGGGTATTCGATGGATTGCGATTATCGTAGGGACATTTGTTTTGATTTCCGGAATAATAGGGGTAAGCAATATTATGCTCATTGTGGTAAAGGAACGTACCAAGGAAATTGGAATTCGGCGGGCTTTGGGGGAGTCCCCATGGTCCATTAAAAAACAGATATTGATGGAATCCATTTTCCTGACGATCATTTCGGGTATGACGGGTATTATTTTTGGGGCCCTGATTATCTATGGAATTAATGCCTTACTGGATAGTGTGGGGCCTGTTGATATGTTCCTTAGCCCCAGTGTAAGTGTCGGTGTGGTGGCAAGTGCGCTAATGGCTTTGGTCATCTCCGGGCTATTGGCAGGGTTCATACCTGCCAACAGTGCCATTCGGGTAAGGCCCATTGAAGCCTTGAGAAACGAATAA
- a CDS encoding mechanosensitive ion channel family protein — protein MLEELNNYEQHIEKAIDWFWNLLPNLILAVVILIIGLWVIKFINRIVRKFFERKDYDLALESFLQSFINITLKVLLAVLVVTQLGVKTSSLIAMLGAAGLAIGLALQGSLANFAGGVLILLFKPFKVGDWISAQGVDGSVKEISIFNTKLNTFGNQIAIVPNGILANGNIVNYSAEPNRRENYKVGIGYGSNIKTAKDILLDICAQDDRILKEPAPEVYVDSLGDSSVNLTLRFWAPNDVFWPARFDLIEQSKLRFDEAGIEIPFPQRVVHQIPGED, from the coding sequence ATGTTAGAAGAACTGAACAACTACGAACAGCATATTGAAAAAGCCATAGATTGGTTTTGGAACCTACTCCCCAATCTTATTTTGGCCGTTGTCATTTTAATTATAGGCCTTTGGGTAATCAAGTTCATCAATAGGATTGTACGAAAGTTCTTTGAACGAAAGGACTACGATCTTGCCTTGGAGTCCTTTCTACAGAGTTTTATAAATATCACCTTAAAAGTATTGTTGGCCGTACTGGTGGTAACCCAGTTGGGGGTTAAGACCTCTTCCCTTATTGCCATGTTAGGGGCCGCAGGCCTCGCCATTGGTCTTGCCTTACAAGGCTCGCTGGCCAATTTTGCAGGTGGTGTGCTCATCTTGTTGTTCAAACCATTCAAAGTAGGCGATTGGATTTCTGCACAGGGCGTGGATGGATCGGTAAAGGAAATATCCATTTTTAATACCAAGCTCAACACTTTTGGTAATCAAATTGCTATTGTTCCCAATGGTATCCTTGCCAATGGCAATATTGTTAACTACAGTGCAGAACCCAACAGAAGGGAAAACTACAAGGTAGGTATAGGCTACGGTTCCAATATCAAAACGGCCAAAGACATCCTATTGGACATTTGTGCCCAGGACGATCGAATCCTCAAGGAACCTGCCCCTGAGGTTTATGTGGACAGTCTTGGGGACAGTTCCGTTAACCTCACGTTGCGTTTTTGGGCCCCCAACGATGTGTTTTGGCCCGCCCGGTTTGATCTAATTGAACAATCAAAATTGCGATTTGATGAGGCCGGAATAGAAATCCCATTCCCACAACGGGTAGTTCATCAGATTCCTGGGGAAGATTAA
- a CDS encoding ABC transporter ATP-binding protein, translating to MIEIKDLHKSYKMGSNSLHVLKGINFNVEEGELVAIMGSSGSGKSTLLNILGMLDGADSGEYFLDGVPIKDLSEKKAAQYRNKFLGFVFQSFNLINYKSALENVALPLYYQKVGRKERQDKALNYLDRVGLKEWATHLPSELSGGQKQRVAIARAMAAEPKVLLADEPTGALDSKTSYEVMDLIQKINDDGNTILVVTHEKDIAHMCKRIVHLRDGVIVEDKKIEQVRAQEYV from the coding sequence ATGATAGAAATCAAAGATCTTCACAAGTCCTATAAAATGGGAAGCAATTCCCTGCATGTTTTAAAGGGAATTAATTTTAATGTGGAAGAGGGAGAATTAGTGGCCATTATGGGATCTTCGGGATCGGGTAAATCCACCCTACTTAATATTTTGGGAATGTTGGATGGTGCAGATTCCGGTGAGTACTTTTTGGATGGTGTCCCCATTAAGGACCTTAGTGAGAAAAAAGCTGCCCAGTATCGGAACAAATTTCTTGGTTTCGTTTTTCAGTCGTTCAACCTTATCAATTATAAATCGGCATTGGAAAATGTCGCACTACCACTATACTATCAGAAAGTGGGCAGGAAAGAGCGTCAGGATAAAGCCCTGAATTATTTGGATAGGGTAGGTTTAAAAGAGTGGGCTACCCACTTACCCTCAGAACTTTCGGGGGGCCAAAAACAAAGGGTAGCCATAGCTAGGGCAATGGCAGCAGAACCAAAGGTACTTTTGGCAGATGAACCAACAGGGGCCCTTGACAGTAAAACGTCTTATGAGGTCATGGACCTGATCCAAAAAATCAACGATGATGGGAATACTATTTTGGTAGTCACACACGAGAAGGATATAGCGCATATGTGCAAAAGAATTGTACACCTCAGGGATGGTGTTATTGTAGAAGACAAGAAAATTGAACAAGTAAGGGCCCAGGAGTATGTTTGA